TGCTTGAAGCTCCAAAAAATTTCATAATATCCAAgatattttctttttatgaaggagcaactactactgtgcgcacagtgggaggggacacaagagattttccgatctcaattggattacaccaaggatcaaccataagcccttacctttttacattagttttagatgaattaacaaaacatatacaagagagtattccttggtgcatgatgtttgcggatgatattgttctgatagatgaaacacgagaatgagtcaatagaaagctagaattttggagaagtactctagagtcaaagggttttaagttaagtagaacgaagacagaatacatgcattgcaagttcagtgaaggccaaactggtgatagggaaggagttagtttgaatggagtggtactatcccaaagtaatcattttaaatatctaggctcagtccttcaagtagatgggggatgtgaggaggatgttagtcataggattaaagccggatggttgaagtggagacgtgccacgggagttttatgcgattgtaagattcccaataagttgaaaggaaaattttaccatacagccatacgaccggctatgttatatggtagtgagtgttgggcactgaaagagtcgtatgcgtctaagataagagttgcagagatgagaatattaaggtggatgagtggccatactagattagataaagtcagtaatgagagtattagagaaaagataggagtggtgtcaattaaagttaagttgagaaaagggagattgaggtggtttggtcatgtgaagcatagacatacggaggctccagttagataagtagagcacattaggttagatgatagaaagaaaaaaaagagtggacctaaattgacttggaatagagtagtacaacatgacctagaagcattacacatttctgaggatttaacccaaaatcgtttagagtggagaaagcgaatctatatagcccaccccaaattttttggataaaggtttagttgagttgagttgagttaaataCTATATTGGGTTATTAATTATATCATTATATACAATTAATATACGAGCAACTCTCctattttatatgtaattttctccaaatttctctctcttttttaacGTAATTTATAGATTGACATTACTATATCCTATACCTGCAAGATCATTATACACTTACACTTGTCATAGTATTCTTTATCTGTACGTAGTTTGTTAATTCCTTACTTTGCAGCATACACAGAGACGTGTTAATTTAACAATCACACTTGCATAAATTTCTAAGCATGATTAATTTACATTTCTTCATTAACACTTGCCTTAATTCTACTTCTTGTTAATTACCATTCTGCTTGCTTACGTTTTGTTGCTTTGCTTACTAAATTGCTATATACTATTAGAATTGGTAATAGGAAGCAGTGAAGTCAATATAAAGGCAAACCTCATTAAGGTTAAACAAAACTTTTAGCTTATGTAATATTGCCACAGAAAAAGATTATATATATGGTCGTTATAATAACTTAATTTTGTTCACCAGTGTCGAAACGTGTTTGATGATTATCAGACAAATCCCAGATTAATATAGAGTAATCTTCCAATTAAAGAAGAATTAGTCTTCTTGCTTGCCTCAGTGATTAAAAGATTATTGCAGAGATTGAAATGTTGACGAGCGGCATGTTTGATGATCAATAGACAGGATCTAAGATAAGTTATAATAATCGATCAAATCTTGTAGCAATCTGCTAGCTAGCTCCTTATTAATCAagcgattaattaattaattactactACTAAAATAATGAGATACAGTTCGCGTCTGATGGTAGAGCAATTACATGTGTGCTTGAGGATTAAGGGGCAAGCCAAGAGATATCGGATTTAAAAAGGACTTGatgataatattaattaaatattaatattgatattcaatttatttctcTATACATATCTTTTTTCTTGAAAGAGACTCAGATATACAAATTAATATTCGCCATAGAATTGATAACTCTCGTAAGTTGATAGAGAACTCGAACACTTGGCAGTCCACatttctttaatatatatatatacatatcatCCTCTTTACACTTGTTATATGGTTGAAGTTGGTGAGCACAAGTCTTGCCAACTGTGGCTCTAATTCTACAGGTTAGCAAAATATTTAGAAACAGGGACAAGTGTCCATGGCGATGCCTTGTAGCTTATGATGAATGTGACATTTTATACATATACAGGCCCCATTAGCTATTATTAGATTGTTGTAAACCTCTTATCGACACCAATATTTAACTCTTTTTCCCCTCACtcttactaaaaaaataaaaatttattaatttgagTGCATGCATGTAgacaatttcaaatatatatatatatatatatatatatatatatatatatatataaaagtgttTAACGTTACGTTAAAAATTTAAACTATTAATAAAGATGTAATTTTAACTCTTTATATCATAACAATATCATGTACCAAAAGCACTTGAGTAGAATCACTAAGTTATCCCGCTCAACGACGACAATATTTCTCTTAATCTCTCATTCAAATCTGAGGAAGATTGAAATTATCTTGGGTTGGTTTCTAAATCAAACAAAGGGTAACTGAAATTATGGGTTAGGGAACAGAGGGTCATGGAAGGCAGCACCTAACCCACTTACAATTTAAGTCTGTACGCCTATTAAGGTCAACAAGTTTTTGAAATGGCTGCTCTCTCAAGACTGTTTCTTTTCCCACTATATCCACAACTATTATATGTTCATCCAATTAATTACATATATCTTCAATTATTTAaactattttttataataataataactaatttttatttaagttcattaattaaaaatatatatcatGCATTGTCgatcagttttttttttaatttttttagaaaaataaagaaaaaaaattaaatattatcgttgaaaattaaggaaaattagcacattccatatatatatttttgtttatttgtattttttttataatgttcaatttttttaataaaagaaaatCTCACATTTActtatttcttaaaaaaatttcaGATTGAGGAGAAGAGAGGCCTCAATCAGCTTATGCCGTAATGCTAACGTAGCATAAGTGAAGGACGGGTGTTAGTGAATGGTTGGTAATTGCGAATCTACCACGGACCACGTGGCAAAAGTGGGGATAATGTTCCGTTACTTGGCCGTTAACCCTTAACGTTTAAAGTTCGAGGTCGCTTTCGTCTACCAATCGCAGATGGAAGTGGCAGCCAATTAAGGGCCGTTGAAACTGAGACCGCGTGAGCGCGGCAAACAAAAAGGTTGTTCTGGCTCGCCACCACGCTCTCGAAGAAGAGTGAAGATTTCCCTTACTGAGCATCGCCGTTGAGATGTTATTAAaaagaatattatttttaaattatccaTTAAAAACTtaagttataaaaaaatatatattttttaattaatttcaactTCAATCCGGAATTGTTGTTCCTCAGCAGCAACATTAAGCGTATGGTTCACCAACTTTGACTTGTATACGTTTTTCACTATATTTCTCATGTGACCTTTTGAATATTGCTGGttacttttcttttatctttttcacatttttcttttcttttgccgcatttgataaatgaaatgcatgaaatCAAGTATATCCAATCAAATCTGAGATTGGTCAGTCTTTTCATActtttaaattgcatgaatttacATCTCTTTATTCACAAATATAATGGAAATATATGTCAAAAGAGCTATTCTAATTATAcataattcaaaaaataaaaagacTTTGACAAATATCTCAATAAAACTTTGTTCCCTAATCTCTAAGATTAGTGCCTGCATGAGCTAGcattcaaaagcaacatttagagAGGATTAAGAATGGGGTTGagtgctaaagagaaatcattgaAGTGGCTTTCAATTGAGGTTGTTGTCAATGGTTTTCATGTCTGCCACCATTTTAAAGCTTGGACTAATGATATGAAGCATGATCGATATATATGCGTTTGATTTTGTGGCCACCATGATAAGTACAATGAAAATAATTTGTCATCTCGACCCAAAGAATCATTAACAAGTGGTACGTAATATTCAGGATTGTACGTGCAAGGTAGTTGCTGTTGAGTTTTCAAATGTGGTAAAATTATGGCAGTAGCAGGAGAGGTGGCCATAGCCGGCTCAAGCTCTTCTGAATGAAAATGAAAGTTGTGtgaaaatgatatatatatatatatatatatatatatatatatatatatatatatatatatatatagacgaaTATTTAATATTTTGGGTGATCTATATTTTCAAAAGGTAATGGATAATTACCTTTCTTTTCAATAAAAGAAAATCgtgtaaatttttatttgaaaagAGCCACTGAAATAATCGCGCTAGTCAAACAATAATTAAGAATAAAACCAATTCTATACCGCCTCAAAAATCTACTTGTTGCAGTAATTTTGTTCTATTTTGTAAAGTCAAATGGTGGAGAAATTATATTACCACATTTATATAATTGTTAATCTTTTATTGTTCTCTGTCATTTTATGTATGATATTGATAACattccaaagaaaaaaaaaaaaagtgtggcAGTAACAAATACAGGGCACCAAACTTTCAAGGCGAACCAAAGTGGAATGAAAAGTCTAAGAACGACGTAGTTTAGCAGTCAATTCATAAACGTAAAGACAGAAAAAGTCAAAATTTTCCTTGTTATGGAAATGTAAGAGTCAACAGCgtgaaaaatttaaaaaggttcttGACAAGTTAAAATGTTAACGTGTGTCCAGAAATGGAGAGAGTTATTATTGGCGTGCAAAGCCTAAACGCCTACAAAAAAAGGCCACCTTATTAAGTTTCCCTGTTACCGGCACACCCAGTTCCCCGGTTGAAATGATTACGTTTTTTGCATCGCAACGTGTTGTCTTTCCACACCCTTAGATCACCAACTGCTTTTCAATCCTCTCATATATATATACGCACTCAGTCCCTCGCCCTTCTCTAACCTTTACAATTCTCCaccatcaaaaattaaaaatttccaTTCAATATCATCTCTTTCTCAGCATTTGTTTCTCTTTTCTTATCAAGTTGCGGAGGCTCTTTTCTTGAATTGCTAATCCAATTGTTTTGCCTTTTATATGAAACACGAAACAGGTAGCACCATGGTTGCAGAGCGTAGAGGTCTTAACCGACCAAAGCTTGGTGCTTTCTTACACTCTGACCCTGCAATCTTTCCCAACCAAGAAGATGATTACTCCAACTATAAGACTGGTCCTAGTCCAGCCTCTCTTGCAAGCCCTAAATATTCTAATAGCTGCACACCCACAAGTGGTGAGTCCTCTCCTTATCCTATGTCTCCGTGGAGCCAGCCGTCTCCTTATGCTAAATCTCCGTGGATAATACCATCTCCGATAATCAACCATAATCTCAGTAATAATGGCCTTATTGGATCCATTGTACGCGAAGAAGGTCATGTGTATTCGTTAGCTGCTTCTGGTGACTTGTTGTATACGGGCTCAGACAGCAAGAACATACGCGTATGGAGGAATTTGAAGGAGTTCGCGGGTTTCAAATCCAATAGTGGCTTAGTTAAGGCCATTGTTATATCAGGGGACAAGATTTTCACTGGTCATCAAGATGGGAAGATCAGAATCTGGAAGACATCTCCCAAAAACCCTAGTGTCCATAAACGATTTGGAAGCTTACCCACTTTTAAAGAATCCATTAAAAAATCCTTCAACCCCAACAACTACGTAGAAGTTCGTAGACACCGCAATGTTCTACGCATCAAGCATTTCGACGCAGTGTCTTGCCTGAGTTTGAACCGAGAGCAAGGTTTATTATACTCAGGATCCTGGGATAAAACCTTGAAAGTATGGCGGATTTCAGACTACAAGTGCATGGAATCGATCAAAGCACATGACGACGCGATAAATTCAGTGGTGGCGGGGTTCGATTCATTGGTATTTACAGGTTCGGCTGATGGAACGGTGAAAGTATGGAGGAGGGAGCTGGAAGGAAGAGGAACCAAGCATTTCTTGGTGCAGATACTGTTAAAAAGAGAAAACGCGGTGACCGCCCTGGCAGTAAATCAAGAATCCGCCATGGTGTATTGTGGTTCCTCTGACGGGCTGGTGAACTTTTGGGAACGTGAAAAGCACTTATCGCACGGTGGGGTCCTCCGGGGTCACAAAACGGCTGTCCTGTGTTTAGCAACCGCCGGTAATTTGGTGTTCAGTGGGTCCGCCGATAAAAGCATATGTGCATGGAGGAGAGAGTCAGGTGGGGTCCACATATGCTTGTCGGTTTTAACAGGTCATAATGGGCCAGTGAAGTGCTTGGCCGTGGCAGAGGATCAAGATTCCGACGAGGGAGATCAACGGTGGATAATATACAGCGGGAGCTTAGACAAATCGGTTAGAGTGTGGCGCGTGTCTGAGGATGCGTACCTGTACAATTACCAATCACCCAGGTCCCGGGCTAAGCGATATCTCACCGCCGACCACTAACAGAGGTCATTATCAACGTTAAAAACGCGAGGTGAATGGACTTGAAGATCACGCGGAGCCACAGGAACTGCATGGTGGTGAATATGGAGCAGGACCGCCTCCGGATTGCAAGATTTTGCAACTTTGAAATTGGGTTTCCTCATGTCAGAAGCAATGTGGACATTTTCTGTGTCCTCTTATTATCGAAGTGTATAATTTGTCGGTTTTTGCACACTAAGCAAAATTTAGAATGAAGTTTCTTAGTATAGCCTGCATAAGATAtgcgattttttttatttaaatttaatttatcatcacttaaaatataaaatatataataaaatttatctattaaatatataaattttatatttttttattttaaatttatgataaatcaaatttaaataaaaattctcCTGTATAAAAGTTTGTATGTTTTGTACATTGGGCTTGCATTAATGTTGATAAGTGTACAAATTTTAGACAATGATATTATAATTCCAAACCTCATTCAATGTTAttcattattttctttattttgatgCATATCAATTATACTTTTATTCTACAAGAAAAAAGATATTTGAAAGTaaattaatttttgtaatttgaTCAAAAAACAAATATTAAAGAAGTAGAAAGAGATGGTGTTGTATTAATAGTATaaattaattcttcaaatttacAGGTTTATTATTATGAGTAGATATTGgtatgttatttttatttgtgGTAGGTATTGGTTTGTAACTAGTAATGTATGGAGGAGTATATTGCCCTGATAAGTGACAGCACATCACAATTAgtcaaatttataaatcatgagaGTTAGTTTAAAtggtaatcaaattaattttaatttattatttagagTATATAAATTGAGTATGGAGAGTATGCTATTGAATTAGTCTTTAAAAtcttatgatttttttttcttagtccaagtaatttttttttaatcaatcttTGGTCCAGATCACATTAAATCGTGCAACTCTTCAAGTTTAAGTTCGTGAGTTCCACTAGTTTTGTGGCCAAAATCTTGGCAAATCCTGCATATATTAATTAAAACCATCCCATTGCATGATCTAAGTATAGCTAACAAGTAATGTAGAAGAAAGTAGAGTTAATTAGATATGCCATATCAAATTACAATATATGCACGTTATGCCAAGATTCTGACTTTTCATGGAAAAAAGTTTTCTTGGGCAACATTAATTAGTGTTGAAAATTTCTCATAATGAATTAAAAATGTAGTAATTACCTAACAGATTAGTCCTGTTGATAAGGATAGAAGTTGCTCTT
The Hevea brasiliensis isolate MT/VB/25A 57/8 chromosome 18, ASM3005281v1, whole genome shotgun sequence genome window above contains:
- the LOC110637451 gene encoding protein JINGUBANG: MKHETGSTMVAERRGLNRPKLGAFLHSDPAIFPNQEDDYSNYKTGPSPASLASPKYSNSCTPTSGESSPYPMSPWSQPSPYAKSPWIIPSPIINHNLSNNGLIGSIVREEGHVYSLAASGDLLYTGSDSKNIRVWRNLKEFAGFKSNSGLVKAIVISGDKIFTGHQDGKIRIWKTSPKNPSVHKRFGSLPTFKESIKKSFNPNNYVEVRRHRNVLRIKHFDAVSCLSLNREQGLLYSGSWDKTLKVWRISDYKCMESIKAHDDAINSVVAGFDSLVFTGSADGTVKVWRRELEGRGTKHFLVQILLKRENAVTALAVNQESAMVYCGSSDGLVNFWEREKHLSHGGVLRGHKTAVLCLATAGNLVFSGSADKSICAWRRESGGVHICLSVLTGHNGPVKCLAVAEDQDSDEGDQRWIIYSGSLDKSVRVWRVSEDAYLYNYQSPRSRAKRYLTADH